From a single Couchioplanes caeruleus genomic region:
- a CDS encoding DUF72 domain-containing protein, which translates to MGEIQVGTASWTDKTLLESGWYPASADTAEKRLAYYAKQFPVVEVDSTYYGPPAEQTTKLWAQRTPDGFTFNIKAFSMLTGHPTKVSAIYKDLRPETDKKNVYPQDLPPQTYEEIWTRFLAALDPLVDAGKLGALLFQFPPWWGIRRSNKDYLREVAARCKPLRPVFEFRNASWFDGDNAEETLDFLRKHELPLVCVDMPQGHRSSVPPIVAATADLAVVRFHGHSDKWTSKDIHEKFGYDYSGKELREWAPKLRTLAAETGRTQVFMNNCYSDYAQRNATTLIGLLDEDD; encoded by the coding sequence ATGGGTGAGATCCAGGTCGGCACGGCCTCGTGGACCGACAAGACGCTGCTCGAGTCGGGGTGGTACCCGGCGTCCGCCGACACCGCGGAGAAGCGCCTCGCCTACTACGCGAAGCAGTTCCCGGTGGTCGAGGTCGACTCGACGTATTACGGGCCGCCCGCCGAGCAGACCACCAAGCTGTGGGCGCAGCGGACCCCGGACGGCTTCACGTTCAACATCAAGGCCTTCAGCATGCTGACCGGCCACCCCACCAAGGTCTCGGCGATCTACAAGGACCTGCGGCCGGAGACCGACAAGAAGAACGTCTACCCGCAGGACCTGCCGCCGCAGACGTACGAGGAGATCTGGACCCGGTTCCTGGCGGCGCTGGACCCGCTCGTCGACGCCGGCAAGCTCGGAGCGCTGCTGTTCCAGTTCCCGCCGTGGTGGGGCATCCGCCGGTCGAACAAGGACTACCTGCGCGAGGTCGCGGCCCGCTGCAAGCCGCTGCGACCGGTCTTCGAGTTCCGCAACGCGTCCTGGTTCGACGGCGACAACGCCGAGGAGACGCTCGACTTCCTGCGCAAGCACGAGCTCCCGCTGGTCTGCGTGGACATGCCGCAGGGCCACAGGTCCTCGGTGCCGCCGATCGTGGCCGCCACCGCCGACCTGGCCGTGGTCCGCTTCCACGGCCACAGCGACAAGTGGACCAGCAAGGACATCCACGAGAAGTTCGGCTACGACTACTCCGGCAAGGAGCTGCGGGAGTGGGCGCCCAAGCTGCGCACGCTCGCGGCGGAGACCGGACGGACCCAGGTGTTCATGAACAACTGCTACTCCGATTACGCCCAGCGCAACGCCACGACGTTGATCGGCCTCCTCGACGAGGACGACTAG
- a CDS encoding aminotransferase class IV, protein MDVELNGRVPGVAELHRLIASNYGHYTSLQVRDGRVRGLALHLARLADGAEELFGHRVGVEEEHRLLGLIRHALGRTRDASVRVTLVPGPGGGEGPPDVLVSVSGPAPEPAGPPLRVQTVTYERDLPEHKHRGTFMLDYHVREARLAGFDDRLFVGRDGRVREGSSWNLALWDGEQVVWPVAPVMRGITMVLLQIAMTMNGTPWTLRPVDGADLASFAGAATLNSAGIRAIGSIDELPLADAPLTKVLAETWAEVPWDEL, encoded by the coding sequence ATGGACGTGGAGCTGAACGGGCGGGTGCCCGGCGTCGCCGAGCTGCACCGGCTGATCGCGAGCAACTACGGGCACTACACCTCGCTGCAGGTACGCGACGGGCGGGTCCGCGGGCTCGCGCTGCACCTGGCCCGGCTCGCCGACGGTGCGGAGGAGTTGTTCGGGCACCGCGTCGGCGTCGAGGAGGAGCACCGGCTGCTCGGGCTGATCCGGCACGCGCTGGGCCGCACCCGGGACGCGTCCGTACGGGTGACCCTCGTGCCCGGGCCGGGCGGCGGGGAGGGCCCGCCGGACGTGCTGGTGAGCGTTTCCGGTCCCGCGCCCGAGCCGGCGGGACCCCCGCTGCGGGTGCAGACGGTGACCTACGAGCGCGACCTGCCCGAGCACAAGCACCGTGGCACGTTCATGCTCGACTACCACGTCCGCGAGGCGCGCCTGGCCGGCTTCGACGACCGCCTCTTCGTCGGCCGCGACGGCAGGGTCCGCGAGGGCAGCTCGTGGAACCTCGCGCTGTGGGACGGCGAGCAGGTCGTCTGGCCGGTCGCGCCGGTCATGCGCGGCATCACGATGGTGCTGCTGCAGATCGCCATGACGATGAACGGCACGCCGTGGACGCTGCGCCCGGTCGACGGCGCGGACCTGGCGTCCTTCGCGGGCGCCGCCACGCTGAACTCGGCCGGGATCCGGGCGATCGGCAGCATCGACGAGCTGCCGCTGGCCGACGCGCCGCTGACCAAGGTGCTCGCCGAGACCTGGGCGGAGGTGCCGTGGGACGAGCTGTAG
- a CDS encoding DUF72 domain-containing protein, whose product MGTSGWQYRDWRPPKGGDDSRPYLYPEGLPQRLWLEHFAGAFATVEINNAFYRLPERDTFAQWRERTPDDFCFAVKMSRYLTHIKRLREPEEPVARFLGRAEALGDKLGPVLIQLPPTLRADAAVLDRTLSLFPRTVKVAVEPRHDSWWTDEVRDVLKRHNAALSWADRKGRPVTPLWLTADFAYLRLHEGRAKPWPHYGRAALATWLDRVPDVPTYVYFNNDPGGAAVTDAIAMAAQARRRNMRVTRTP is encoded by the coding sequence ATGGGCACCTCAGGATGGCAGTACCGGGACTGGCGACCGCCGAAGGGCGGCGACGACTCCCGGCCGTACCTGTATCCCGAAGGGCTGCCGCAGCGGCTCTGGCTGGAGCATTTCGCCGGGGCGTTCGCCACCGTCGAGATCAACAACGCCTTCTACCGGCTGCCGGAGCGCGACACGTTCGCCCAGTGGCGCGAACGCACCCCGGACGACTTCTGCTTCGCGGTGAAGATGAGCCGCTACCTCACCCACATCAAGCGGCTGAGGGAGCCCGAGGAGCCGGTGGCCCGCTTCCTGGGCCGGGCCGAGGCCCTGGGCGACAAGCTGGGCCCGGTCCTGATCCAGCTGCCGCCGACGCTGCGGGCCGACGCCGCGGTGCTCGACCGGACGCTGTCGCTGTTCCCGCGTACGGTCAAGGTGGCGGTCGAACCGCGGCACGACAGCTGGTGGACCGATGAGGTACGCGACGTGCTCAAGCGGCACAACGCGGCGCTGTCCTGGGCGGACCGCAAGGGCCGGCCGGTGACCCCGCTGTGGCTCACCGCCGACTTCGCCTACCTGCGCCTGCACGAGGGACGGGCGAAGCCCTGGCCGCACTACGGGCGCGCGGCGCTGGCCACCTGGCTGGACCGCGTCCCGGACGTGCCGACGTACGTCTACTTCAACAACGACCCCGGCGGCGCGGCCGTGACCGACGCCATCGCGATGGCCGCGCAGGCCCGCCGCCGGAACATGCGGGTGACGCGGACCCCGTAG
- a CDS encoding BatC protein, producing the protein MRLNDDDITGGSGVSGEGVADGGANPGGHDGGADGGAGGEGPADGGANPGGHDGGADGSASGEGMADGGADPNGHDGGADGSASGEGPADGGANPGGHDGGADGSAS; encoded by the coding sequence ATGCGACTCAACGACGACGACATCACCGGCGGCAGCGGCGTTTCCGGCGAGGGCGTGGCCGACGGCGGCGCGAACCCGGGCGGCCACGACGGCGGCGCGGACGGCGGCGCGGGCGGCGAGGGCCCCGCGGACGGCGGCGCGAACCCGGGCGGTCACGACGGCGGTGCGGACGGCAGCGCCTCGGGCGAGGGCATGGCCGACGGCGGCGCGGACCCGAACGGTCACGACGGCGGTGCCGACGGCAGCGCCTCGGGCGAGGGCCCCGCGGACGGCGGCGCCAACCCGGGCGGCCACGACGGCGGCGCCGACGGCAGCGCCTCCTGA
- a CDS encoding cupin domain-containing protein has translation MTHPTPGGSDRRPALSRAVAVDPAKFAEAYWGRQPLLTRADELAGPDGFLDLLSPDAVDELLSERGLRTPFLRVANRGTVLPASAFTGSGGAGAEIGDQVVDDKVMRLYAEGATLVLQGLHRIWPPLIGYARRLGAELRQPLQVNAYLTPAGNKGFATHYDTHDVFVLQVDGTKRWRVHEPVLPEPLERQTWGGRADEVGAVADGPATLDVVLSPGDALYLPRGWLHSAEAQGERSLHLTFGVRALTRYALVEELLHLAAQDQRLRATLPYGMDVADPDQVAAELTGTVAALRDWLLTADPAEVAERLRARAWPSQRPEPVRPLAQLSFAERLSADDRVAVRHELRWSLRADGPEHVVLQLLGRTLRFPAYCERAVRTALDGGVHRVGDLPGLDDDADRLVLARRLLREAVLVPA, from the coding sequence ATGACGCACCCGACGCCGGGCGGCAGCGACCGCCGCCCGGCTCTGTCCCGGGCCGTCGCCGTCGACCCGGCGAAGTTCGCCGAGGCGTACTGGGGACGCCAGCCGCTGCTGACCCGCGCCGACGAGCTCGCCGGTCCGGACGGCTTCCTGGACCTGCTCTCCCCGGACGCGGTCGACGAGCTGCTCAGCGAGCGCGGCCTGCGCACGCCGTTCCTGCGCGTCGCCAACCGGGGCACCGTGCTGCCCGCCTCCGCCTTCACCGGCTCCGGCGGCGCCGGCGCGGAGATCGGCGACCAGGTCGTCGACGACAAGGTCATGCGCCTGTACGCCGAGGGCGCCACGCTCGTGCTGCAGGGCCTGCACCGCATCTGGCCGCCGCTGATCGGGTACGCCCGCCGGCTCGGCGCGGAGCTGCGCCAGCCGTTGCAGGTCAACGCGTACCTGACCCCGGCCGGCAACAAGGGTTTCGCCACCCACTACGACACCCACGACGTGTTCGTGCTGCAGGTCGACGGCACCAAGCGCTGGCGGGTGCACGAGCCGGTGCTGCCCGAGCCGCTCGAGCGCCAGACCTGGGGCGGCCGGGCCGACGAGGTGGGCGCCGTCGCCGACGGGCCGGCCACGCTCGATGTGGTCCTCAGCCCCGGCGACGCCCTCTACCTGCCGCGCGGCTGGCTGCACTCGGCCGAGGCGCAGGGGGAGCGGTCGCTGCACCTGACCTTCGGCGTACGGGCCCTGACCCGGTACGCCCTGGTCGAGGAGCTGCTCCACCTCGCCGCCCAGGACCAGCGCCTGCGCGCGACGCTGCCGTACGGCATGGACGTGGCGGACCCGGACCAGGTCGCCGCGGAGCTGACCGGGACGGTGGCCGCCCTGCGCGACTGGCTGCTCACCGCCGACCCGGCCGAGGTGGCCGAGCGGTTGCGGGCCCGGGCCTGGCCGTCGCAGCGCCCCGAGCCGGTACGCCCGCTGGCCCAGCTGTCCTTCGCCGAACGGCTGTCCGCCGACGACCGCGTGGCCGTACGCCACGAGCTGCGCTGGAGCCTGCGCGCGGACGGCCCCGAGCACGTGGTGCTGCAGCTCCTGGGCCGGACGCTGCGCTTCCCCGCGTACTGTGAGCGGGCCGTGCGTACCGCCCTCGACGGCGGCGTGCACCGGGTCGGCGACCTGCCCGGCCTCGACGACGACGCGGACCGGCTGGTGCTGGCCCGCCGCCTGCTGCGCGAGGCGGTGCTCGTCCCCGCCTGA
- a CDS encoding FtsK/SpoIIIE domain-containing protein, with product MPESTAQQVVEVRAALSHALGAATGALEAAQAEHEAALTRRSRIVAAARERRRRLAHERDKRLQQIDEQHERDLAELAGAAAETARLAAPGAAGAPWSRWRATPADSSAPAPDLRVGELLLPYDGEVPALVPLLDRGHVVVRGDDATGDDVVAGLLLRAVGSVEPGRITLTGYDPEQLGGGLAGFAPLAPAGVLQFVGPGGLGALLDELVDHVRRINETVLAGEHSSLRELAAATGRRPEPWRVAILLGAGRPDELSRHERSQLDRLLRTGAACGVHLIVRDLPVDGATGVEVVEAVPGDDARLSGCGALPVRLDPGPPPAVVTRTCRQIADAVAAGPAPVALDSLLPEHEWQQSSARALTAPLGDSPQGAPVHVTLSDYPPHALIAGPSGTGKTNLIYAWMGALAARYSPAELAFYLLDFKEGVSFARFAPGRRDPSWLPHVRLVGLNVNTDREFGLALLRFLGAELRSRADAAKRHEVTNLAELRAEDPEGSWPRIVAVVDEFQVLLAGRDAVAAEAVDLLEDLARRGRSQGIHLVLASQDVSGIEALWGRPALVAQFSLRIALPRARRVLAETNTAADVLPRYHAVVNADSGALEANRVVRVPDAGNRERWSALQHRLWRRRPPELPPPRLFDGDAIPRLDDSPDFRDIAAAGPVAAPVVLLGETIDVAARSARTVLRRAPGRNLAIMGTRVDEACAVLHTVARSLAAQFEPGAAQFAVACLDTDASTAVEALKGVLPPETGYYDADTVEFLFEDAAIRATEGTAADRPLFLLLYAVDAAPGRNPELLRKILRQGPERRVHVVGWWRGAALLRDTLGGPSSRTDVIGAWVALDVHGSELSPYYPGHGSPVWYPRPWRALHFDRSVHRGAEVIIPYGPS from the coding sequence ATGCCTGAGTCGACCGCCCAGCAGGTCGTCGAGGTCCGCGCCGCGCTGTCGCACGCGCTGGGCGCCGCCACCGGCGCGCTCGAAGCCGCGCAGGCCGAGCACGAGGCGGCCCTGACCCGGCGGTCCCGGATCGTGGCGGCCGCCCGGGAACGGCGCCGCCGGCTCGCCCACGAACGCGACAAGCGCCTGCAGCAGATCGACGAGCAGCACGAACGCGACCTGGCGGAGCTGGCCGGGGCGGCCGCCGAGACCGCCCGCCTCGCCGCCCCGGGCGCCGCCGGGGCTCCCTGGTCGCGGTGGCGGGCCACCCCGGCGGACTCCTCCGCGCCCGCGCCCGACCTGCGGGTGGGCGAGCTGCTGCTGCCGTACGACGGTGAGGTGCCCGCGCTGGTGCCGTTGCTCGACCGGGGGCATGTGGTGGTCCGCGGCGACGACGCGACCGGCGACGACGTGGTGGCGGGGCTGTTGCTGCGCGCCGTCGGCAGCGTCGAGCCCGGCCGGATCACGCTGACCGGGTACGACCCCGAGCAGCTGGGCGGCGGGCTGGCCGGTTTCGCCCCGCTCGCGCCCGCCGGGGTGCTGCAGTTCGTCGGGCCGGGCGGCCTGGGCGCGCTGCTCGACGAGCTCGTCGACCACGTCCGGCGGATCAACGAGACCGTGCTGGCCGGCGAGCACTCGTCCCTGCGGGAGCTGGCGGCCGCCACCGGGCGCCGGCCGGAGCCGTGGCGCGTCGCGATCCTGCTCGGCGCCGGACGCCCGGACGAGCTGTCGCGGCACGAGCGCAGCCAGCTCGACCGGCTGCTGCGGACCGGCGCCGCGTGCGGGGTGCACCTGATCGTGCGGGACCTGCCGGTGGACGGCGCCACGGGCGTGGAGGTCGTCGAAGCGGTTCCGGGTGACGACGCCCGGCTGAGCGGGTGCGGTGCTCTGCCCGTACGCCTGGATCCGGGCCCGCCGCCCGCGGTGGTGACGCGCACCTGCCGGCAGATCGCCGACGCCGTGGCCGCGGGCCCGGCCCCCGTGGCGCTCGACAGCCTGCTGCCCGAGCACGAGTGGCAGCAGAGCTCGGCGCGGGCGCTGACCGCCCCGCTCGGCGACAGCCCGCAGGGCGCCCCGGTGCACGTGACCCTGTCGGACTACCCGCCGCACGCGCTGATCGCCGGCCCGTCCGGCACCGGCAAGACGAACCTGATCTACGCCTGGATGGGCGCACTGGCCGCCCGCTACTCCCCCGCCGAGCTGGCGTTCTACCTGCTCGACTTCAAGGAGGGCGTGTCGTTCGCCCGGTTCGCGCCGGGCCGCCGCGACCCCAGCTGGCTGCCGCACGTGCGGCTGGTCGGCCTGAACGTCAACACCGACCGCGAGTTCGGCCTTGCGCTGCTGCGCTTCCTCGGCGCCGAGCTGCGCAGCCGGGCCGACGCGGCGAAGCGGCACGAGGTGACCAACCTGGCCGAGCTGCGCGCCGAGGACCCGGAGGGCTCCTGGCCCCGGATCGTGGCGGTGGTCGACGAGTTCCAGGTGCTGCTCGCCGGGCGCGACGCGGTCGCCGCCGAGGCCGTCGACCTGCTGGAGGACCTGGCCCGCCGGGGCCGCTCGCAGGGCATCCACCTGGTGCTGGCCAGCCAGGACGTGTCCGGCATCGAGGCGCTGTGGGGACGCCCGGCGCTGGTGGCTCAGTTCTCGCTGCGGATCGCGCTGCCCCGGGCCCGCCGGGTGCTGGCCGAGACCAACACGGCCGCCGACGTGCTGCCCCGCTACCACGCCGTGGTCAACGCCGACTCCGGTGCGCTCGAGGCCAACCGGGTGGTCCGCGTGCCCGACGCCGGCAACCGGGAGCGGTGGAGCGCTCTGCAGCACCGGCTGTGGCGGCGGCGCCCGCCCGAGCTCCCGCCGCCGCGGCTCTTCGACGGCGACGCGATCCCGCGCCTCGACGACAGCCCCGACTTCCGCGACATCGCCGCCGCCGGCCCGGTGGCCGCGCCGGTGGTGCTGCTCGGCGAGACGATCGACGTGGCGGCCCGGTCGGCGCGCACGGTGCTGCGCCGGGCGCCGGGCCGCAACCTCGCGATCATGGGTACGCGCGTGGACGAGGCCTGCGCGGTGCTGCACACCGTGGCCCGCTCGCTGGCCGCGCAGTTCGAGCCGGGCGCGGCCCAGTTCGCCGTGGCCTGCCTGGACACCGACGCGAGCACCGCGGTCGAGGCGCTCAAGGGCGTCCTGCCCCCGGAGACCGGCTACTACGACGCCGACACGGTGGAATTCCTGTTCGAGGACGCCGCCATCCGCGCCACCGAGGGCACCGCCGCCGACCGACCGCTCTTCCTCCTGCTGTACGCGGTCGACGCCGCGCCCGGGCGCAACCCCGAGCTGCTGCGCAAGATCCTGCGGCAGGGCCCCGAGCGGCGGGTGCACGTCGTCGGCTGGTGGCGCGGCGCGGCGCTGCTGCGCGACACCCTCGGCGGGCCCAGCTCGCGGACGGACGTGATCGGCGCGTGGGTCGCCCTGGACGTGCACGGCAGCGAGCTGTCGCCGTACTATCCGGGCCACGGATCGCCGGTCTGGTATCCGCGGCCGTGGCGGGCCCTGCACTTCGACCGCTCGGTGCACCGCGGCGCCGAGGTCATCATCCCCTATGGACCCTCATGA